The genome window ACGGCAAGAAACACCAATTTCGAATCCACCGCCCGCTCATCGGGAACATCACTTTCATGGATGCGCAGATCTAAGTGCGGCATCTTACGCAAACGGTTTAGCACATCTAAGCCCTTACGTCCCTTCTCTTTACGAACTGGGTCCGAGGAATCCGCGATTGCCTGTAGCTCATCTAACACAAAGCGTGGAATTAGCAACGCATGCCCCATCCACTTACTCTCACAAATCGGCGCAACCCGCCCGTCAATCAAGGCACTCGTATCAACAACGACCAAGGGCGTCTCAACATTTTCCGAGCTGAAGCGCACATACGGAATGACTAAGTTAAATTCATCCCGACCTCGAAGGGCAATCACGGTAGCCAGATACATGGAAATCACATACAATGCTAAACGAGAAAGATACAGCATCTGCGCGAGCTCAGGATCTCCTTCCAAGGGCTCAAACAGCGGAGACGTGCCTAAGAGATAGGCGACCCCGCCCCCCACAATCAGGCCAAAGGTAATAGCGGAGAGGCCACGCAAGGAAAAACCCTCCAACATAAGATCGATCAATATCACGAGAACCGCGATCCCCATCCCTACAGACAGAACGGACAAAAAGCTCCAATCGCCCACCTGATACGACATCAACGCACAGCCCAAAAAGCTGATCAGCAGAAAGAAGATGCGGAAAATTAACAGAGTTTTCTTCATGTAAAAATAAGGGACCGAATTTTAGAAACGCAGCGCCCCTGTCAGCCAAGCGGCCACAAAGGGAAGCACCATAAACAAGAGCATCAGGATCGTGATGATCGATTGTGCCCGACTGGCCTTCTTTTGCAAATCAGCGTCGTCGCACGCTTTTTCTAATTCCTTCATACCTCGCATGTTGGCAGAAGCCACCAACGAGACGCAACCCAAACCTTACCAGCGCCTAGGCTATTTACCTCAATTCTAGAGTCAGGAGTGAGGAGTCAGGAGGGAGTCATTGGTAATCAGCGGCTTAGAGTGCCGCCGCGTGCCGCCGACCGAGCGCAGCGACACTTAACCGAAGGGCGAAGCCATTTGGCTAAATTCAAAGACATAATAAAGCACTGAGGTTCAACTCCTGACTACTGGCTTCTAACTTCTTTTTTTTAATTAATCCACGACGACCACGACCCGGAATCCGGTCAATCGATTACGCTCACCTCGCGGTGCACTGCGCACCGGCACGGTAAAAATCGCTTCAATACGGTCTTGCGCGTGCCCCCCGATATGGCGCGCATCCTCGGAGTCAAACCGGTCAACCGACTCTAACCACTCACTGACATTCCCCAAAAGATCGTAAAACCCGCTCGTAAACGGCTCCTTCTGGCCTACTGGTTGCGCCACACCATCGGCATCCGAAACACTCCAAACATGATCTTCGAGCACCACATAGCGCAGTGGCCCCAAGGCTTGGCGAAACTCATTCTCAGTCGGCAGGCGCACTTCCTTACCCACGATCCATGAGAGCCGCTCGCAAAAGCTCTTCGCTTCCGTCCAGCTCACTGAATCCACCGGATTCACATCGCCTTGATTACGGCTCGGATTCGTGCCCATGATTAAATTATACAGTGCTTGAGGCACCTCCGTTCGTAGCATCTGTATGCCCTCGGTCTCTGGGACTGGAAGGAGTGCATCATACACACGATCCTGAATGTAACCGAGATCGTTCTGCACCAAATTCAAATACCGCACCTTGACCTGGAGCTCCTCGTCATTGAGCGAACTGCGCGGGAAGGCCTCTTCCATCTGCTTAATATCACGGCGCAGCGCCACAATGACCTCAGCCGCCTCATAAGTGCGACGCTCTGAAAGTAGACGCTTCAGCAAGTCACGGTTCTTCTCGATCTCCAAGCCCAGCTCAAAACTTTGCGCGGTCTGGCCCTTTCGCTGAAATTCTGTGACACGCTCAGACGACGCATACGGGCTATCCGGAAATGCCTCATTTAACTGCTTCTGCAAACGCGCCACTTCTTTATATAGATCCGCAGCCTGGAGCATTTCGCCCTTCGCACGACTCGCATCCGCCAAGTCCGCCATTTCTTCAATCTCTAGGTGATCCTGCCCTGACTCCATGCCAACGAGCTTCACCTTTAGACGTTCCAATCTGGAAACACTTGACTGGTTTGTGCCACGATACTCACGGTTCAGCCGCTGCTGGATCTTCATCGCCTGCTTCAATAAATCCGTAGCAGGCTCCCACTCGTTCTTCGCGATAAAGACATCTGCATCTTCCTCCAGTTGCATACTCTCTCGTAACAAAGGTTCGGCCGCAAGATAACGTGCCTGCCGCTGCAAGCGCGTCGCGCGTCCGATATTATAAGCCGCACTCAGCGGAAAATCCTCGTTAATCGTTTGTTGAGATTCAAAGGCCTCCTGATACTTATCCCGCGCCTCCTCATACTTTCGGTCATTCGCCAAGGCCTGCGCCTCTGACTCCAGCTCAACGCTCACGTCCTGCAAATGCTCCGCAGACAGACTCTGATAGCGCTTCTCTAAATTCTCTAAGCGCTGCGAAGCCTCCGAATTATAGCCGGGGATCGATTCCACATACTGAGCCTGCAGATCAAACGCACGCTTCAACAGCAACACATCCTCTGGCGTTGCAGGTCGAAGCGCCAGAATTTCCTCAAACTGAGCTTCCAACTCGATACTTTGCTTGCGCATCGCTTGAGCCTCCACAGACACCTCCGTCTTTGTGTTAAGCGTCCGGTAGTCCACCTCCTTTGGTCCAAGCTGACTCAAGAACCAAAACAGAGCCAATACGCCCGCACATCCCAAGAAAATGAACAACGTGAGCATGAAGCGCTTAAGCCCACTAGTTTCGTGGGATCGACGAGGCGGGGAGGACTTCTTCAAATGAACCATAAATAAATTGGAGCTGGCACTGTAAAAACGGTCTGCCTAAATGAACCCGCCGCCTGCACTGCCGCAAGGCTAAAGGCGTAACTTGTTGCTTGTTGCTTGTTGCTTGTTGAACGCAAAGCGCCAGCGCGCACAATCAATAATCAACAACTGCATCTCGCGACTTTGCGCCCAACGGACAATTGACAAGACTCGACTGTCAACTGACAACTAATAAACAACAACCAACAACAACGCGTCCATGTTTCAACAGATCACGATACTCGGCCCAGGCCTCCTCGGAGCCTCTTTAGCGATGGCGGTCAAAGAGCGCGGACTTGCCGCACGAATTGTCACATGGTCGCGCCGGCCCGAAACTCGAGCGAAATGCCACAACCGCAGCTGGTGCGACGCCGTGCTCGAAACCCCTGAAGAAGCCGTTGCAGGCAGTGACCTGATAATCATCTGCACCCCGGTGCAAACCATCGTGCCACTCCTAGAGCAGATCCGCCCCGCACTCGCCGAAGGCGCACTCGTCTCCGACGTCGGCAGCACCAAGAGCCTCATCTGCCGCACCGCGCGCAGCGCACTCGAAGGGCACTCCGCAACTTTCCTCGGCGCACATCCCATGGCCGGCTCTGAACAAGCAGGCCTCGAACACGCCCAAGCGGATCTCTTCGAAAATGCGGCCTGTATCCTCACCCCACTCGACGATGCGCCTACTGAAGTCATCGCGAAACTCGACGCTTTCTGGGAAGCACTCGGCATGGTCGTCACCACCGTATCGCCCGAAAAGCACGACGAGATCGTCGCCCACGTCAGCCATTTACCGCACCTGCTCGCCTCGTCCCTGTGCAGCTACCTCGCCACGCAAGACAACACTTGG of Lentimonas sp. CC4 contains these proteins:
- a CDS encoding PIN domain-containing protein is translated as MKKTLLIFRIFFLLISFLGCALMSYQVGDWSFLSVLSVGMGIAVLVILIDLMLEGFSLRGLSAITFGLIVGGGVAYLLGTSPLFEPLEGDPELAQMLYLSRLALYVISMYLATVIALRGRDEFNLVIPYVRFSSENVETPLVVVDTSALIDGRVAPICESKWMGHALLIPRFVLDELQAIADSSDPVRKEKGRKGLDVLNRLRKMPHLDLRIHESDVPDERAVDSKLVFLAVSMKAKLLTTDYNLAKMAEFHGVEWLNVTSLVKALNQEISIGTRVSVELVRAGKDAGQAIGYLPDGSMLVVNGGSSQIGQEVRVEVDSVVPSAGGKMIFATYRPSGIDA
- a CDS encoding prephenate dehydrogenase/arogenate dehydrogenase family protein; its protein translation is MFQQITILGPGLLGASLAMAVKERGLAARIVTWSRRPETRAKCHNRSWCDAVLETPEEAVAGSDLIIICTPVQTIVPLLEQIRPALAEGALVSDVGSTKSLICRTARSALEGHSATFLGAHPMAGSEQAGLEHAQADLFENAACILTPLDDAPTEVIAKLDAFWEALGMVVTTVSPEKHDEIVAHVSHLPHLLASSLCSYLATQDNTWRALAGGGLRDNTRIASGDPQLWRQILEQNSDEVLRAIEGFEQQLHTLKAALLNQDSPSVIAHLQRGKTYRDQL
- a CDS encoding SUMF1/EgtB/PvdO family nonheme iron enzyme; protein product: MLTLFIFLGCAGVLALFWFLSQLGPKEVDYRTLNTKTEVSVEAQAMRKQSIELEAQFEEILALRPATPEDVLLLKRAFDLQAQYVESIPGYNSEASQRLENLEKRYQSLSAEHLQDVSVELESEAQALANDRKYEEARDKYQEAFESQQTINEDFPLSAAYNIGRATRLQRQARYLAAEPLLRESMQLEEDADVFIAKNEWEPATDLLKQAMKIQQRLNREYRGTNQSSVSRLERLKVKLVGMESGQDHLEIEEMADLADASRAKGEMLQAADLYKEVARLQKQLNEAFPDSPYASSERVTEFQRKGQTAQSFELGLEIEKNRDLLKRLLSERRTYEAAEVIVALRRDIKQMEEAFPRSSLNDEELQVKVRYLNLVQNDLGYIQDRVYDALLPVPETEGIQMLRTEVPQALYNLIMGTNPSRNQGDVNPVDSVSWTEAKSFCERLSWIVGKEVRLPTENEFRQALGPLRYVVLEDHVWSVSDADGVAQPVGQKEPFTSGFYDLLGNVSEWLESVDRFDSEDARHIGGHAQDRIEAIFTVPVRSAPRGERNRLTGFRVVVVVD